A genomic stretch from Dama dama isolate Ldn47 chromosome 10, ASM3311817v1, whole genome shotgun sequence includes:
- the LOC133063232 gene encoding olfactory receptor 7A10-like, with the protein MQQENHTQFSGFLLLGLSDEAELQPLLFWLFLSMYLITISGNLLIILTTIYDSHLHTPMYFFLSNLSFSDICFTSTTIPKMLLNLYIQNKGITYEGCLTQLYFFILFAELDIFLLSAMAYDRFVAICHPLHYTTKMNPQLCVLLLLASWILSVLDSLLRGLLVLQLSFCTDVEIPHFFCEINQVIQLAWSDNLLNITEMYFATVLMGIIPFSGIVVSYSRIVSSVLRITSARGKYKAFSTCGSHLSVVCLFYGTGLGVYLSSATTQNSRTSAIASVMYTVVTPMLNPFIYSLRNKDIKGALKSLVSTVTFNE; encoded by the coding sequence ATGCAACAGGAAAATCACACACAGTTTTCAGGATTTCTTCTCCTTGGACTGTCAGATGAGGCAGAGTTGCAGCCTCTCCTCTTTTGGCTTTTCCTCTCCATGTACCTGATAACTATTTCTGGAAACCTGCTCATCATTCTGACCACCATCTATgactcccacctccacacacccatgtacttcttcctctccaatcTGTCTTTTTCAGACATCTGTTTCACCTCTACCACCATCCCAAAGATGCTGCTGAACCTCTACATCCAGAACAAAGGCATCACCTATGAAGGCTGCCTCACTCAGCTgtattttttcatcctttttgcaGAACTGGacattttcctcctttctgcaATGGCCTATGACCGGTTCGTAGCCATCTGCCATCCACTGCACTACACAACCAAGATGAACCCCCAGCTCTGTGTCTTGCTGTTGCTGGCATCTTGGATATTGAGTGTCCTGGACTCTTTGCTACGTGGTTTGCTGGTGTTGCAGCTGTCCTTTTGCACTGACGTGGAGATCCCCCATTTCTTCTGTGAAATCAATCAGGTTATCCAACTTGCCTGGTCTGACAATCTTCTCAATATCACAGAGATGTATTTTGCCACTGTGCTCATGGGCATTATTCCCTTCTCTGGCATTGTTGTTTCTTATTCTCGGATTGTCTCCTCCGTACTGAGGATTACATCAGCAAGGGGGAAGTACAAGGCATTTTCCACCTGTGGGTCTCATCTTTcagttgtttgcttgttttatggCACAGGTCTTGGAGTGTACCTCAGCTCTGCCACTACCCAAAATTCCAGAACCAGCGCAATAGCCTCTGTGATGTACACTGTGGTCACACCAATGCTGAATCCATTTATTTACTCTCTAAGGAACAAGGACATAAAAGGGGCTCTGAAAAGTCTTGTCAGCACTGTCACTTTCAATGAGTGA